From the genome of Megalopta genalis isolate 19385.01 chromosome 13, iyMegGena1_principal, whole genome shotgun sequence:
GCTCCGTCGATTATCTCTATACACGCACGCATGCACACACACGAGAGCACGCTATAAAGAGGAAGAAAAGAAAACGCCACGCTTTGAGGGTGATTTCCcttttgtttcatttttctttttcctgCTTCGGTTTTTAAAAAAAGGGATGTTTCACAAGTGGGTCCGGTGGGGGGTGGGGGGTGGAGTTGTGTTGGGCGATTCGTGACGATTGCGAACCTAATCTAAACGCGTCCGTCGATCTAGATTCCGTGTTGGCGATGTTCCGGTTCATTTAATTGTCATCTAAAATTTGAATCCTGCCCTGTCTGTCTCCTGtttcgtttctttctttttctgtttttctTCTGTTCTGTTTCTTGCCGTTTTCCTCGCACAGCGTTCTGCGTTCGCGCATATATATGTACACATttgtttttttcatttttctataCACCGACTGTACGCCAGACCTCAGTGGGCCGATATAGAAGACGGGTATGAAACCGAGTTAGGGGAAAATAGGTGTTGGTGAAATAGGGACGGTGGGGTGACTGAGTGAAGAACACGATCAAAAAGGAGAGAAAAATGCTCTATCAGTTTCTAAAGCGCTATACGTTTGAAAAAACGGGGAAAGAGAGTCGATCGTTGCAAGAAGCGTATTCAAgagtaaaaatgaaaaaaaaatgtaaatgagCATGAgaatagaaaaaaagaaaaaatcgaCAAAATCAAAAATCAGCCCGCTCGAGGCCGGTCCTATTGATCAGTGATTTAGGACACACCTGCTGATGTTCTTTGTAATAAATGGtactaatagtaataataataataataataataataatagtaataataataataataaggagaaTAATCGTAATGATAAGTATAATGACAatataatcgtaataataataatgataataagcaTAATCGCAGCGAACGCAGGATTTTCATGCCGCGGTCTTTTAATCTCTTTATCGCGAGCCGCTAATAAACAGCTTAATTGCTAGTTAGAAGTTTGACGCGATTAAGGTTTAAGTTTCATTTCTTTTCTTCGTTAAGTCTAAACGTTTCGCCACAGATGAGTGGCTAACACTAGCGTGAAGTTATAGAATTTAATGAAAGGTAACATACATACACGCatactttcttactttctttctctctatctctcgcacTCTCATTCACACGCTTTctcacttctttttttttattctctCCACCTCCCGCAAGAGCGAACCGATTATTGTATAATTAGTAACAGGACACATTATTGGTTTCTAACGCGAGCGCGGCTTGCAAAACGCGAGACCCCAGCATGGAAACCCTGCGTGATAATAGCAGTGATAATGATAACAGTAGTGGTCAAGCCCCACCAAATATAAACGCAGGCGTGGACTTCGGCTACCcttttcaacttttttttttttgtttctcttTGACCACCGTCGACACATCCCAGCAAAAAAGGCTCGCCGAATTTGCCAACCGTTACAACGTTTGTAAAACAGCAAACGAAACACCAAGCTATTCTCTAACAATCACCTTCTCCGCTatatgaaaaaaaagaacattCGATAGACAACTAATGATTCAATATAAACTGTGTGTTAATCCATGTGTGGCGATAGTAAATTTTTTTTGTCGTTTTACTTCAATAGTACTTTTCTCTCACTAGACACGATTCAACATATAGAAAGTTTAtcgttattatttaataataattattatttatcattttataattattatcttaAAGCTGTCTAAGGACTCGCTGCGTGGCAGGAGCGTCGTGTTTCATCTTTTCCTTTCATCATcatcttcttttttttgtttctttatATTACTTTGCTTACTCTTACGTGTCAgacgatttttttttcatttgtttcctTATATCtgtctctctgtgtttctttgttttttccattttccgtatttttctttttattcattcAGTTAGGTACGCTGTAGTCGTCCTCACTTTTTAATAACGTGTATTTGTGTTTCTTaattgtttttgtttgtttgtttgtttgtctgtatgtgtTTATACACGTAGTCGCGTACATAGGTAGACAATGGTGGTGTCTAGATCACCATAGGTGTACGTGTGTGTATTTCTTTTTATATCTTACATATATACTACTTGTTGATGCTTTGTAATTTGTATAGATCACAATGTCATACCATCTGCGCCAGTGAACGATTTTCTCTCTCCAACTCTTTCCTTCCGTcgatctctttctttctctattttATGCCTTTCCATTTTGACGTTTCCATCAAGAACGGTCGGTTCAGACATTAATGCTTGTGCACAGATCCGGGTTCACCGACCCCCTTGAACTCAATGAAAGTTTGATGATTCGCACGTAAACACAGGTATAGGCGGTTAAAAAACATCACGAGCGTGGAAAGTAAATATTTGATTTGAGGGACACAGttagctctttctctctctttctctctctctctcttcctagaTTTCCTGCCATCATTCGGTTATGTTTCATCTCGACGTAATCACGTTCGGAgcattaaaaaagaaaacagaatcACGAAATACAATTAAAGGAGAGTTAACAACaaaaaagaagaaggattataatatgtatatagatatatatgcaaatatatatatatataaggatCAAACTACTCTTAAATCGAAGAGGATCGGGGATCTTTCGTGTCTCGATAGTTCACCCACTCGTGCGTATTCGAAAATTTGTTATTGtgatttatatttcatttctattcATCAAAACCTACGTGCTAAGTAAATTCAGACCAGCCGAAATTGTCGATTTAGAAGGAAATGCAATCAAAGAAATATCTTATCGAAATAGATAATAGGTTCATtgctaaaaaataaataaaattttactcatCTCTTCAAACGTGTTAAAGGGTGCGCGCCCGATAACGCACGAACCGCGCGCGACCCCCTCATCTCTTTCTTCTTCACTTTATTTTATCTTatctttttttcatttaattaaatAGCACTTTATGCGTTTCATGCATCTATGCCGCTCACTGCtcgattaatatttttattccgCACCAGCGCGAAATTATACCTCACGGATTAATTTGTTCGGTCCGCCGTGTTTGCCCCCAAGGTTTCAAGGGGAACCACGCACGCGATGAACGAATAGActtatcatcatcatcttctttcattctttttacttttttttcaatcatttttatcattgtTGATATTAGCACAGCGTTGCAGAATCAAAGCGTATTAAGATTTTCCTTTTCCATTGAGAAATCAACGCACCACACGACTGCGGGTTAATTCTCCTCCGACTCGGTCGTTCGTtttgaatattaattatttgcttCCTTTTCTTTTCCCCGTTCGTTTTGTCTCGTTTATCTTTATCTTCCTTTCGTCCAGGGAGTTGGACCTAAGCGACTGCTATGGGAACGGTAACACCACTCAATTCGATTGACAGCGTGCTGACCGGTTCGAGTATTACAGTTGCTTGGGTCCACGGACATTGGCATTTCGTTACAATTATACAGTTATATAGATTCTATATAAATACCTAATATGCATTCGTATAATACATACCTAATATGCAATTGTGTTATAACTCGGTCGTCACTCAAACGTAACGTAATTACGTACGCGTGCACACCGTCTCTTGTACCGTTCATCTTTCATGCGATGGAATTATTTATCTCGTGTGTGTTTGccctgtgtatgtgtgtgtatgtgtgtgttttACGCATGTGTGTACTCGCGTGTGTATGTATACATGTAAGACTAATCTCGTTTGATTTCTATATAGTGTCACGGTTCTCCAAGCGTTCGTGTGTCTCTGTATACGCGTGTATGTGTACATTGGTCTAAAGTTGTTGCGCACGTGTGTGTTTATATGTACGTGTTCGTTTTgcatttatacatatttatatgacTCGCGTATTGCATTCTGTAAGTGGCGTCACTCTGTTAATTATTCCGGACCACCATGCATCCACGTCTGCATGCGCGCACATTTCCCCGACGCGAATCGATGAAACAAAACATAACAGAATTAACtttgtataatatacatattatagggACTTGTATTCGCCTAGcatttcttttttccttttctcacctatgttatatattatttcataattattttaatagagACGTcgttcagttttttttttttttgtaaacgAGTGTGTGCGGCGTTCGCGGTCGAAATCGTGATATTCTATCGAGAACGTTCTCACGTAGCGAGCGAGTGAACACCGTTCTCCGTATTTTTGCGCGAACTTAAGCCCCAGGCGCGCTAGTCTAAATAGGTGTTAACGACGGCGCGTTTCGTGCATCAGGCAGAAATCGAAGAATGTAAAACGGGATGAATTCACGCGAAGCTGCAAAAGCGACAAAGATCAGGACACGTCGATCAGCCGAAATATTCGATTCAAGCAGCTGCGGTACACCCATGTAATCTCCAGGGCAAAGTTGGCGCATATCGTACTATGACACCGCTTTCCACGATCAACGGGCCTTTGTCTAACGCGACCACCCACACCACGCTCTATCCATTCTCCCCGCGATATAATCGCTAATATAACAATTCATTTATTCATAAATTCTGAACGATCAAATTCAATTGTAACGTGATAATCCACTACAGTCCATTTCCCACTAGAGAACtcactttttccttttttctttctttctttttttttgactCGTTTATCATCGAACGTTTGGTGACTCCCGTGCATCGAAAACCGGGTTCTTGATTTTTTTTCTCTGTCGTTGAAAGCGTACGGAATCGGCGAAACGTAAAATGAAGAGGATAGACACCTTTAAACTGAATTTGACGCGCAGCCACAGAAATGCATTTAATACAGCCAGGAAATGAACGGTAGTACTCATAACGTTAATCAATGGCAACTCGTATTCACCTAAGGACATCGCGCGATTAGAGCTCTATATCCTCGATCCCCGTCGTTGCGTATTTTCTctagtttttcatttttctctgTATAATCGCACGAGCGGCATACTCCGCTTCTTTTCGCGCACTCACATACAGACATACACACAcatgcacgcacgcacgcacgcaggCGCGCGTGGACGCGCATCATCATCTAGCCTCCTCCTTCCACTATCCTTCATCGTTTTTAAACACCTCGACATGCGTGGCGATATATAGATCATTCGACAGACGATCAAGGTCGCGCATCCCCTTCAGCATATCTGTATGATCACGGATCTCTCTGTTATCAAACATCAACGAATCAGCTGACATTGGTTGGCGACCATCCGCGACACACCCACAtacaatacatacatacatacatatatatttatatatgtatgtatatatatatatatatacatatgtgtgTGTGAGGGTACgtgttcatatatatataaatatataaccaTTCCAGACGAGATTTGGTGTTGTTATCTTTTTTGTTACTTGACGATGAGTGACGGCGATAGTGACGGTGGCGATAACGATGACGGTGACGGTGACGGTGACGGTGATGGTGACGGTGACGGTGAgaatgacgatgacgatgatgTCGATGTCGATGAAAATGGCGATGACGATGGCATTAGACTCTGACAAGTTCCTTTAGTTCGCTTAATGACTTGAAAACGAGTTACGGTTATAATTCCAAATGTTCGAGTTTAAGTTAAAGCCTTTTTCACTTCATTAAGGGAGAGTCTAAATTTGGATTGGGGTTAGGCTGTTGTGAGGTCGATGGTGATGGTACCTGTGTCACCACCGAGCCCCTCCCCTCGGGCAAAGCGTTTCCTCCGCCACCGCTGTTCATACCGACATTGTTGCCGACACCTCGTTCCCTCATTCTTTCACAATAATCAGCAAATATATCGCGAAAATTCGCCCAGGATTTCTCTGGTACGGTGATTGCTGTTCTAAAGTGCGTCTTCACCTGTAAAAACACCGATCAAATTATTATCCAGCCCTCTGCAATCTCTTCACTTAATAAACTATAATAAGCACTTGTAAGAGAATTTTTATCAATGTGTTCCTATTCAGTCTCTAAACGTTAGAACCCCTTTTTGAAAAGTTCCGTTGCTAGATTTACAATCATCCGAATCGATACGTTTGCAATTAAATCCTTGTGTGCACAACGAAAATGTATAAATAGATTTAAAGCTTCAATTTTGAAAATGAGAATCAATGTTTCTTTATTGTGTCAGAAACGTGATGGAATAATCAAAATTTAGGACTCAATAGTACACTTTTAAGGCTTGAAAGAAAGGAGAAATTGTGTTTGCGTAGAGAAATACCGATAACGTATGAAAAGTTAAAAATATACTCGCAGCTTTAGTAAAGGATAAGGGTGTGTTATTAATTCACGACAATGCTCTTTTTCTACCCTATTCTCTACGTTTACCAGCCCCGTTTCAACAGGCTTCTACGTTCTACGTTAAAAGCGAAGAAAGCACAATGGGTGAAACTGAAGGATTATAAACAATGAAATGGCTTTGACCCTCGTTAAAGAATATGCATAAATGCCGATATAAATCTTTTGAGAAAATATTTCGGAAGAGAAATAGTTCATATGCGGAGTCAGTAATTTCATATGCATCGACCGATCAAGTGCCATTCTTTAGCTTTCTAGAAAACATTTAAATGTGAATTACATATCGTAGGAAATATTAATCGTAGTTCTCATTAGATGTTCTTCCTGCACTTGGAAGATTTTGTACATCTAAGTTATTTGACAAATGGATTCAGAACATCAAACTATATTTATACATAGTTTCAACTATTTCCAAGGGACATATATCATGTACGACAATTAACTACTACTCCCAAAGCGGTGTCTGTTTCACAGCATCAATTCGTTAAACTTCTTAAGATCAGCAGGCTTTGAGTGTAGGTGTGCACTTCATGCTCTAGACAAATGGCTGTGACTCGGAAATAGGGCATTGCTCTGAATCCTCCTCCTTTGAAGTGTTGTTCACATGTTACACCTGAGTGAGTATCTTTAGTCCAACATGTATATATACCTCGGAAATTCTCATGTAGATCCCACGGTTATTCTGGCCGATATCAAAATAGAAATTCTTGCTATCCACACGCATATACCGTCCATCTGGTAAGTCTATCTTGAAACCACCATCATCTGTACCATACTCCTCGAGGAGATCCGTCAACGAGTCACGGAATTCAATCATACCCTGTGCTGGTATCGCGATTTGCGTCCTCTGTCCTCCTCGTGTGATTGTTTGTGATACCTGAGCAACACAGGCAACAACCATTTATTAACGATTATCTTTACGCGATAAGCTttaagaaataactgtttcaagGGATTAAAAGGGTTATAAAAACCAATACACTCACTGTAAAGCAACTCACCCGTAAGAATCGGCCACGGGCATTTTCCTTAAGGTCCAAATAATACCGCCTGTTATCCTTTGTCATCACTTCCGACTTCAATTTGCCATCATCTGGTACGTTCTCAGTGTTTTGTGGACCTAAAGGTACAAATGTTTTAAATAGAATATCCTTGCTTCTGATACTGAGCGATATTTCTACAGTGACAGTATTTGGAACAAAAGCCTCTACATTTTGAGTTTTAACTTTATTAGTAGACCATTGATTGCTTTATTTTTGGAActttaaattttaaaaagttaACTATTGATACGAGCTAATCGTCTTCCAGTATTAAATATTCGGTATCGACATTGAAGTAGCTTATTTGCTTTGAAGGGTTTAGCAAAATTTCAAGCTTAAGATTAAGAGTCACTGTTTATATACCTAAGGATGCATAAAAATCACTAAACGACGAAAGATAGTTCCGAAATTCTGACGCTGTACTGAGCGCCAAGTAAATTTGGCTTCTCCTTCCATCCACAGCAATCTGGAAAAAAAACACAAATACATTAGTTCACTGCACAATCAACTAGATACTTCACTATACAATTCAGCTAGAATTAAATACTACAGCTAACAAAAACAGAACGTTTAAAAGTACCTCTGCTACTTTGATAAACCTCCCACGTCTGTTCTGCTTTACATCGATATAGAATCTTTTGCTCTGAATGTGTAGCATTTTTGACGCCAATTCCTGTTCACCCTGCTGACCCTGCTGGCCTGCAACATATTATAAACATAATTAGTGTGACCTCTCAAGAACAACGCGCCGCGATAAAATCATTATGAGACAATATTTCATACAAACACGCACAGTTAATTAAAACGTATCATAGTATCTTacaattatacaaaaattaatgaCCCACGGACGCGCTCGCTTTACATAAATTAAAGTCGAGAGAGAGCAAATTCATATTCACGTGCGTTCAAGTCAACGTCAGTCCAATTTAACACCTCCGCCCTTTGAATTAAAACGCAGAAAAGTTTTCGAAATTCTCCAGCCATTTgaaacccccccccccccagaatCTAATCATCGATTCACCCACGATTCAATTTAGATAAATACAACATGTATTGACAGATAACATGGAATACCAAGTTTTCGAGGGATCTGGGCCATTCGATAAATCCCAGGGATCCAGAGAAGCGCGAAAAAATCGAACcacgaaaaaaagaagaaagttcCAGGACTTGTTCCACGGTTAGAGCAATCGTCATGGCAGTTTCATGGCTGTGGTAGAGGGAGTAGCGAGGGTGGCAAGGGTGGAGGGACAAGGCGAGCAGTCCGGAAAGAGGTCACCCAGTCTTTATTGGGTCATCCTGCTCTCGGTCCTCTTTACCAGATTCCCCGAGGCTGCGTTTCTGGGTCGAAGCTGAGCGAAATTCAATGATTAGGCCGGGGCAAGGTGAACCGTGGGGTGGAGGGTGGTGGTGGTGGGAGCGGGAATCATCGACTCGCCGAGGTTTTTCGCGTTGTAGGAACGCTCGATCCTTAGGGACAATACGAACGGAGTTCGACAAAACAGCGGAGCGATGTTGCTAGTCCTCCTGCCGATCAATAACAGCTGCATCAAGGGTCGATGACCTGTTTGGTACCCCACTACCACAGTGGATATACCTCCACCTACTTCACCGCGTTATCGGACCCGTCTTATCCTTTCCGCCACGAACATCTTCATCTTTTTGTCTAGACCCGGAATTCGATCGAGTCGCCGGCCAGTTTTCGGGGATCAGAGTTCCATTGAACACTGGGCTCCCCGCGTACGCAAGGTCCTCCGGTTGTTCGCTGTCGCGTCCGCGCGACGATTTTTGCTTTATTTACATTCGTTCAAGACTTTCGTGTGAAATGATCATTGTCTGCGATAATTGCGAACTTCGCAACTTTTGCATTCGATCTATTCATTTTCGTTATTTTATAGTCTGATACAGTTAGTAAAAATACTTTCAGCAGCTAGAAATAGATTAGTTATTAAGATCAACGAGATTAAAATGTTTCGAAGCAGCTGGAAATGGAATATGGTACATTTTGCGAGAAATAAAATGGAGACATAATTTAGAAATCAACTTCGTTTGCATTTTAAGTTTTTCGGCCAATCAGAAATGGAGGAACGGTCTAAAAATATCGTCTCTGGAAGATCTACAAAAGACGCTAGAGAAGTACATATCTGCATGAGGAGAACATTTACATAGAGTATTCGATAACAGTACGTGTCGCGATGACCATGAATAAAATACCCTCCCAACAGCCTTCGCGAACAGCAAGGAATTCGCGGACTGCCTTTCGGTATCGTGCATAGGGGAGATTCTATTTTTTGTTTTTAGCTCGGAAGGGAAGAGTCTGCTCGGTGTCCCACGCGATTCCCAGGATTTACGAAAAGGGCGGGGTGGTGTAGAGGGTCCCGAAGGCTCGTAAGTCAGAACCTGAAGGATCGATCCCCTGCGCGAGCAGCGCGTCGAACGATCGATCTAACCCGCCGCGGGCAAAACGGCGCTCTTTTCTCTGATTGTTACGTACTGGACTGTTGCAGGCTGCCTGGGATCGCGACAGGGCTGAGGTCGCCCTGGAAGATCCTGCTCTTGAACATTCTGTCTATGCTACGAAAGTTTATGCACCTCCACATTCTTCAGAGCAACCCCATCGTCGCTCTGCCAGCAGCCCCGACCATTTAATCCCCCTCCCCGTTCCCCGGCTCAACGACTATTCCCGAT
Proteins encoded in this window:
- the Pur-alpha gene encoding purine-rich binding protein-alpha isoform X6, with protein sequence MWRCINFRSIDRMFKSRIFQGDLSPVAIPGSLQQSSQQGQQGEQELASKMLHIQSKRFYIDVKQNRRGRFIKVAEIAVDGRRSQIYLALSTASEFRNYLSSFSDFYASLGPQNTENVPDDGKLKSEVMTKDNRRYYLDLKENARGRFLRVSCFTVSQTITRGGQRTQIAIPAQGMIEFRDSLTDLLEEYGTDDGGFKIDLPDGRYMRVDSKNFYFDIGQNNRGIYMRISEVKTHFRTAITVPEKSWANFRDIFADYCERMRERGVGNNVGMNSGGGGNALPEGRGSVVTQGAER
- the Pur-alpha gene encoding purine-rich binding protein-alpha isoform X4, producing MSDRESLDDQPQRYGNPSGMDAGGTEFDPGQQGQQGEQELASKMLHIQSKRFYIDVKQNRRGRFIKVAEIAVDGRRSQIYLALSTASEFRNYLSSFSDFYASLGPQNTENVPDDGKLKSEVMTKDNRRYYLDLKENARGRFLRVSCFTVSQTITRGGQRTQIAIPAQGMIEFRDSLTDLLEEYGTDDGGFKIDLPDGRYMRVDSKNFYFDIGQNNRGIYMRISEVKTHFRTAITVPEKSWANFRDIFADYCERMRERGVGNNVGMNSGGGGNALPEGRGSVVTQVTQKPLGGIKNKTEKRQADQRQRESLKRRKSLPRQAEPSSINPEKSLSAPASQAPMSNDIPMTSGSGVTTSNKSSVSEENITNGSSPSQEIQSVPRLEAVQV
- the Pur-alpha gene encoding purine-rich binding protein-alpha isoform X5, giving the protein MDAGGTEFDPGQQGQQGEQELASKMLHIQSKRFYIDVKQNRRGRFIKVAEIAVDGRRSQIYLALSTASEFRNYLSSFSDFYASLGPQNTENVPDDGKLKSEVMTKDNRRYYLDLKENARGRFLRVSCFTVSQTITRGGQRTQIAIPAQGMIEFRDSLTDLLEEYGTDDGGFKIDLPDGRYMRVDSKNFYFDIGQNNRGIYMRISEVKTHFRTAITVPEKSWANFRDIFADYCERMRERGVGNNVGMNSGGGGNALPEGRGSVVTQVTQKPLGGIKNKTEKRQADQRQRESLKRRKSLPRQAEPSSINPEKSLSAPASQAPMSNDIPMTSGSGVTTSNKSSVSEENITNGSSPSQEIQSVPRLEAVQV
- the Pur-alpha gene encoding purine-rich binding protein-alpha isoform X2, with protein sequence MGEIIEISQGDTQQAPTNGWGDTMKGKIQHWCPEGQQGQQGEQELASKMLHIQSKRFYIDVKQNRRGRFIKVAEIAVDGRRSQIYLALSTASEFRNYLSSFSDFYASLGPQNTENVPDDGKLKSEVMTKDNRRYYLDLKENARGRFLRVSCFTVSQTITRGGQRTQIAIPAQGMIEFRDSLTDLLEEYGTDDGGFKIDLPDGRYMRVDSKNFYFDIGQNNRGIYMRISEVKTHFRTAITVPEKSWANFRDIFADYCERMRERGVGNNVGMNSGGGGNALPEGRGSVVTQVTQKPLGGIKNKTEKRQADQRQRESLKRRKSLPRQAEPSSINPEKSLSAPASQAPMSNDIPMTSGSGVTTSNKSSVSEENITNGSSPSQEIQSVPRLEAVQV
- the Pur-alpha gene encoding purine-rich binding protein-alpha isoform X1 yields the protein MWRCINFRSIDRMFKSRIFQGDLSPVAIPGSLQQSSQQGQQGEQELASKMLHIQSKRFYIDVKQNRRGRFIKVAEIAVDGRRSQIYLALSTASEFRNYLSSFSDFYASLGPQNTENVPDDGKLKSEVMTKDNRRYYLDLKENARGRFLRVSCFTVSQTITRGGQRTQIAIPAQGMIEFRDSLTDLLEEYGTDDGGFKIDLPDGRYMRVDSKNFYFDIGQNNRGIYMRISEVKTHFRTAITVPEKSWANFRDIFADYCERMRERGVGNNVGMNSGGGGNALPEGRGSVVTQVTQKPLGGIKNKTEKRQADQRQRESLKRRKSLPRQAEPSSINPEKSLSAPASQAPMSNDIPMTSGSGVTTSNKSSVSEENITNGSSPSQEIQSVPRLEAVQV
- the Pur-alpha gene encoding purine-rich binding protein-alpha isoform X3: MWRCINFRSIDRMFKSRIFQGDLSPVAIPGSLQQSSQQGQQGEQELASKMLHIQSKRFYIDVKQNRRGRFIKVAEIAVDGRRSQIYLALSTASEFRNYLSSFSDFYASLGPQNTENVPDDGKLKSEVMTKDNRRYYLDLKENARGRFLRVSQTITRGGQRTQIAIPAQGMIEFRDSLTDLLEEYGTDDGGFKIDLPDGRYMRVDSKNFYFDIGQNNRGIYMRISEVKTHFRTAITVPEKSWANFRDIFADYCERMRERGVGNNVGMNSGGGGNALPEGRGSVVTQVTQKPLGGIKNKTEKRQADQRQRESLKRRKSLPRQAEPSSINPEKSLSAPASQAPMSNDIPMTSGSGVTTSNKSSVSEENITNGSSPSQEIQSVPRLEAVQV